In Deinococcus maricopensis DSM 21211, one genomic interval encodes:
- the deoC gene encoding deoxyribose-phosphate aldolase encodes MNLAPYIDHTLLKATATPADIVKLCAEAREHAFRAVCVNPQHVALARAELSGSDVLVATVCGFPLGAVTSEQKAVEARLSVEAGADEVDMVIAIGSALAGDWEYVQADIAAVRKAIPDTVLKVIIETCYLDENGKVRATEAAVAAGADFVKTSTGFGPGGATLEDVELMNRVIAGRAQIKAAGGVRTAEDAAAMIAAGATRLGTSGGVGLVSGGSNQQGY; translated from the coding sequence GTGAATCTCGCGCCTTACATCGACCACACCCTGCTCAAAGCCACCGCCACCCCGGCGGACATAGTGAAACTCTGCGCCGAGGCGCGCGAGCATGCGTTCCGGGCGGTGTGCGTGAACCCTCAGCATGTGGCGCTGGCCCGCGCGGAACTGTCCGGCAGCGACGTACTCGTGGCGACGGTGTGTGGCTTCCCGCTCGGTGCCGTGACCAGCGAGCAGAAGGCCGTCGAGGCGCGCCTGAGCGTCGAGGCCGGCGCCGACGAGGTGGACATGGTCATCGCCATCGGCAGCGCCCTCGCGGGTGACTGGGAGTACGTGCAGGCGGACATCGCGGCCGTGCGCAAAGCCATTCCGGACACGGTCCTGAAGGTCATTATCGAAACCTGCTACCTCGACGAGAACGGCAAGGTCCGCGCGACTGAGGCGGCCGTCGCGGCGGGCGCGGACTTCGTGAAGACCAGCACGGGCTTCGGGCCGGGCGGCGCGACCCTGGAGGACGTGGAGCTCATGAACCGCGTGATCGCGGGCCGCGCGCAGATCAAGGCGGCGGGCGGCGTGCGCACCGCCGAGGACGCCGCGGCGATGATCGCGGCGGGCGCCACGCGTCTCGGCACGAGCGGCGGCGTGGGTCTGGTGTCGGGTGGCTCGAATCAGCAGGGGTACTGA
- a CDS encoding peroxiredoxin, translating into MSDPTPQDAVKLTAGQPFPDFALPDADGTVHRLADHAGHYVVLYAYPKDDTPGCTKEACDFRDNATLRAHGAQVLGVSRDDADSHAKFAEKYSLPFPLLSDPNAEFLRSIGAYGTKNMYGKVTEGIKRSTFLIGPDGKLVKAWYAVKVDGHADAVVNAIETDQKVRSA; encoded by the coding sequence ATGAGCGACCCCACCCCCCAGGACGCCGTGAAACTCACGGCCGGCCAGCCCTTCCCGGACTTCGCGCTGCCCGACGCGGACGGCACCGTCCACCGCCTCGCCGACCACGCCGGCCACTACGTCGTCCTGTACGCGTACCCCAAAGACGACACGCCCGGCTGCACCAAGGAAGCCTGCGACTTCCGCGACAACGCCACCCTGCGCGCGCACGGCGCGCAGGTGCTCGGCGTCAGCCGCGACGACGCCGACAGCCACGCGAAATTCGCCGAGAAGTACAGCCTGCCGTTCCCGCTGCTCAGCGACCCGAACGCCGAATTCCTCCGGAGCATCGGCGCGTACGGCACCAAGAACATGTACGGCAAGGTCACCGAAGGCATCAAGCGCAGCACCTTCCTGATCGGCCCGGACGGCAAGCTCGTGAAGGCGTGGTACGCCGTGAAGGTCGACGGGCACGCCGACGCCGTCGTGAACGCCATCGAGACCGACCAGAAGGTCCGCAGCGCGTGA